A section of the Campylobacter concisus genome encodes:
- a CDS encoding Na+/H+ antiporter NhaC family protein, with the protein MRQILLLLFFSVALFGVDPEVAKRNAEIYGVFTLIPPVVAIALAFITKDVILSLFIGVFSGTFLINIINENIFMGIVKGFTGIVSRVVESMADKTDSGILLQVLCIGGVVALITKMGGTKAVALWLSKKAKTGISAQISTWLMGIFVFFDDYANALIVGPIMRPISDKFKISREKLAFIIDATAAPIAGIAIISTWVGLEVSLIEKGYELVGETGINAYSIFIETIPYRFYNLFILFFIVCTALMQREYGPMLLAERRARKGELHSGKTQIQDLEDKTLEPKEGVKLSASNAVVPLLVLVIGAFTSFYFSGLAALEGDALKNALANPLAFSTFKDTFGEADSATSLFQAALLASIVAITMGVWRKIFDVKEAISTWVKGWKTMIITVVILLLAWSLSAVIKELGTSRYLVDLLSSSTPKFILPVAVFILGSFISFSTGTSYGTMGILMPLAIPLAYAVGKNYGLEGDAMHAYMIVNISGVLTGAIFGDHCSPISDTTILSSMGAGCNHIDHVSTQMVYALSVCAVCVLVGYLPVALGLSVWIALPCGFLAIWVLVRFVGKKVEA; encoded by the coding sequence GTGAGACAAATTTTATTATTACTTTTTTTTAGCGTTGCGCTTTTTGGTGTCGATCCAGAAGTGGCAAAGAGAAACGCTGAAATTTATGGCGTATTTACGCTTATACCACCTGTTGTGGCAATAGCACTTGCTTTTATCACAAAAGACGTTATATTGTCGCTATTTATAGGTGTTTTTAGCGGAACATTTCTCATAAATATCATCAATGAAAACATCTTTATGGGTATCGTAAAAGGCTTTACCGGCATCGTTTCAAGGGTCGTTGAATCAATGGCTGATAAGACTGATTCAGGCATCTTACTTCAAGTGCTTTGTATCGGCGGCGTGGTCGCACTCATTACAAAGATGGGTGGCACAAAGGCGGTTGCTCTTTGGCTTAGCAAAAAGGCAAAAACAGGTATCTCAGCTCAAATTTCAACATGGCTCATGGGAATTTTTGTATTTTTCGATGACTACGCAAATGCCCTAATCGTTGGCCCTATTATGAGACCAATAAGCGATAAATTTAAAATCAGCCGTGAAAAGCTAGCCTTCATCATAGACGCTACTGCGGCACCGATCGCTGGTATTGCTATCATCTCGACATGGGTTGGCCTTGAGGTTTCACTCATTGAAAAGGGCTATGAACTAGTTGGAGAGACTGGAATTAATGCTTATTCTATATTTATTGAGACAATTCCATATAGATTTTATAACCTTTTTATACTGTTTTTCATAGTTTGTACCGCCTTGATGCAACGTGAATACGGCCCAATGCTATTAGCTGAAAGACGTGCTAGAAAGGGCGAACTTCACTCTGGCAAAACTCAGATCCAAGACTTAGAAGATAAAACACTTGAGCCAAAAGAAGGCGTAAAACTAAGCGCCTCAAACGCTGTTGTGCCACTTCTTGTGCTAGTTATTGGTGCTTTTACTAGTTTTTACTTTAGTGGTCTTGCTGCACTTGAGGGCGATGCTCTTAAAAACGCACTTGCCAATCCGCTTGCTTTTTCTACTTTTAAAGACACTTTTGGTGAAGCAGACTCAGCTACATCGCTATTTCAAGCAGCGTTACTTGCTAGCATTGTAGCTATCACAATGGGCGTTTGGCGTAAAATTTTTGACGTAAAAGAGGCTATCAGCACATGGGTAAAAGGCTGGAAAACTATGATAATTACAGTTGTGATTTTGCTTCTTGCGTGGAGTCTTAGTGCTGTTATAAAAGAGCTTGGCACATCAAGATATTTGGTTGATCTATTAAGCTCTTCAACACCTAAATTTATCCTTCCAGTAGCTGTTTTTATCCTTGGCTCGTTTATAAGCTTTTCAACTGGAACAAGTTACGGCACGATGGGAATTTTAATGCCTCTTGCTATCCCGCTAGCCTATGCGGTCGGCAAAAACTACGGACTAGAGGGTGATGCTATGCATGCATACATGATCGTAAATATCTCAGGCGTGCTCACAGGCGCAATCTTTGGTGATCACTGCTCGCCAATCTCGGACACTACGATTCTTTCATCGATGGGCGCAGGATGTAATCACATCGACCACGTATCGACTCAAATGGTCTATGCACTTAGTGTTTGTGCGGTTTGTGTGCTAGTTGGCTACTTGCCAGTTGCACTTGGTCTTAGCGTTTGGATCGCACTTCCTTGCGGTTTTTTAGCGATTTGGGTGCTAGTTAGATTTGTTGGAAAGAAAGTAGAAGCATAA
- the trmA gene encoding tRNA (uridine(54)-C5)-methyltransferase TrmA, whose protein sequence is MDCNYLKECGSCTLFIPYDEQILFKTDLIKQNFSEFYDSEFDVFSSTPKHYRTRAEFGIWHEGIKLYYTMHASEKGKKLFIDDCPKVCEQISKLMPSLLYNLQESETLRAKLFGVEFISCKSGILITLLYHKRLDGEFEMAMKILANKLDVTILARSRGQKLLSGELNLIDELDVGGEIYKFSLSENAFIQPNRAVNEKMIAWAKECVQSGDDLLELYCGHGNFTIPLSFKFKNVLATEISKSSIANALKNCELNKANNIKFLRMDADELMSAFAGVREFNRLKEINLSDFNFSHVLVDPPRAGLSESVVNFIKNFKNIIYISCNPETLKENLKELCKSHKVIKFAIFDQFANTYHIECGVLLRAKE, encoded by the coding sequence TTGGATTGCAATTATTTAAAAGAGTGCGGTTCTTGCACTCTTTTTATTCCTTATGATGAGCAAATTTTATTTAAAACTGATCTTATAAAACAAAATTTTTCAGAGTTTTATGATAGTGAGTTTGATGTTTTTAGCTCAACACCAAAGCACTACCGCACAAGAGCTGAGTTTGGCATCTGGCATGAAGGTATAAAGCTTTACTATACGATGCATGCAAGCGAAAAGGGCAAAAAGCTCTTTATAGATGATTGCCCAAAGGTTTGCGAGCAAATTTCAAAGCTTATGCCAAGCTTGCTTTATAACTTACAAGAGAGCGAAACACTGCGTGCAAAGCTTTTTGGAGTGGAATTTATCTCTTGTAAAAGCGGTATCTTGATCACGCTTCTTTATCATAAAAGGCTTGATGGTGAGTTTGAAATGGCTATGAAAATTTTGGCTAACAAGCTTGACGTCACCATACTTGCTAGATCGCGTGGGCAAAAGCTACTAAGTGGTGAGCTAAATTTGATCGATGAGCTAGATGTTGGTGGTGAAATTTATAAATTTAGCCTATCTGAAAATGCCTTTATCCAGCCAAATAGAGCCGTAAATGAAAAGATGATAGCTTGGGCTAAAGAGTGCGTGCAAAGCGGCGATGACCTCCTTGAGCTCTACTGTGGACATGGAAATTTTACCATTCCGCTTTCGTTTAAATTTAAAAACGTTCTTGCCACTGAAATTTCAAAAAGCTCGATCGCAAATGCCCTTAAAAACTGCGAGTTAAACAAGGCTAATAACATCAAATTTTTACGAATGGATGCTGATGAGCTTATGAGCGCATTTGCTGGCGTTAGGGAATTTAACAGGCTAAAAGAGATAAATTTAAGCGACTTTAACTTCTCGCATGTCCTTGTCGATCCGCCTCGTGCAGGACTAAGTGAAAGTGTCGTAAATTTCATCAAAAATTTCAAAAATATCATCTACATCTCGTGCAACCCAGAGACTCTAAAAGAAAATTTAAAAGAGCTTTGTAAAAGCCATAAAGTGATAAAATTTGCCATTTTTGATCAGTTTGCAAACACTTATCACATTGAGTGTGGCGTGCTACTAAGGGCAAAAGAATAA
- the ilvA gene encoding threonine ammonia-lyase yields MVSLNKIIQAKITIGHFVTKTPFALSAKLSKILGASVYLKEENLQRTGAYKIRGAYNKIASLSDEERKRGVVAASAGNHAQGVAISAKEFGVHACIIMPESTPLLKVAGTKDLGAEVILKGDNFDEAYAFAVNYAKEKSMTFVHPFNDEYVMAGQGTVGLEMLDEISDLDIVIVPVGGGGLASGVASCIKQVNPKTKVICVGAKGAPAMFNSYGAKKSINSKSVRTIADGIAVRDASEITLANIVECVDEFVQVDDEEIATAILFLLETQKIVVEGAGAAGVAALMHDKIKFKKGAKIGVVLSGGNIDVQVLSIIIEKGLIKSHRKMTLQITLVDKPGALMSLTDSLKSANANIVKIDYDRFSTRLDYGDASITITLETKGLEHQEKIKEVLTKNGFSFTQLF; encoded by the coding sequence ATGGTTTCACTAAATAAAATCATCCAAGCAAAAATCACGATCGGTCATTTTGTGACTAAGACCCCATTTGCGCTAAGTGCAAAGCTTAGTAAAATTTTAGGCGCAAGTGTTTACCTGAAAGAAGAAAATTTACAAAGAACCGGCGCATATAAGATAAGAGGCGCATACAATAAAATAGCTAGCCTAAGTGATGAGGAGAGAAAACGTGGCGTTGTGGCTGCAAGCGCTGGCAACCACGCTCAAGGTGTTGCTATAAGCGCAAAGGAATTTGGCGTGCATGCTTGCATCATCATGCCAGAATCAACCCCACTTCTAAAGGTTGCTGGCACGAAGGACCTTGGTGCAGAGGTCATTTTAAAGGGCGATAACTTTGACGAGGCATACGCTTTTGCGGTTAATTACGCCAAAGAAAAGAGTATGACCTTTGTTCATCCATTTAACGACGAGTACGTCATGGCAGGGCAGGGCACTGTGGGGCTTGAGATGCTTGATGAGATAAGCGACCTTGATATAGTCATCGTCCCAGTTGGCGGCGGCGGATTAGCTAGTGGTGTGGCTAGTTGTATAAAGCAGGTCAATCCAAAGACAAAAGTAATCTGTGTCGGTGCAAAGGGTGCTCCAGCTATGTTTAATAGCTATGGTGCCAAAAAGAGCATAAACTCAAAATCAGTCCGTACCATAGCAGACGGCATAGCTGTGCGTGATGCGAGCGAGATCACGCTGGCAAATATCGTAGAGTGCGTGGATGAGTTTGTGCAAGTCGATGACGAGGAGATCGCGACTGCGATTTTGTTTTTGCTAGAGACGCAAAAGATCGTAGTTGAAGGTGCTGGTGCAGCAGGTGTGGCAGCACTCATGCATGATAAGATCAAATTTAAAAAAGGTGCAAAGATAGGCGTGGTGCTAAGTGGCGGAAATATCGATGTACAAGTGCTATCTATCATCATCGAAAAAGGTCTTATCAAGTCACACCGCAAGATGACCTTGCAAATAACGCTTGTGGATAAGCCAGGAGCGCTCATGAGCTTAACCGACAGCCTAAAATCAGCAAATGCAAACATCGTGAAAATCGACTACGACCGCTTCTCAACAAGGCTTGACTATGGCGATGCAAGCATTACGATCACGCTTGAGACAAAGGGTCTTGAGCATCAAGAAAAGATCAAAGAAGTGCTTACTAAAAACGGTTTTTCTTTCACTCAACTATTTTAA
- a CDS encoding bifunctional aconitate hydratase 2/2-methylisocitrate dehydratase has product MSFFTDYEKHVSEREKEGVPPLALNAKQTSEVCELIKLASKSSGDEKARSELKFLISLLETRINPGVDDAAKIKAKFLGEVIDGLAVGGLDAMRSIKILGKMLGGYNVEILVRALKNSDENIACAAANELKNIILVHEYFDEIVKLSSNNKFAKEVLVSWANAEWFTHKKPIEACINAVVFKVPGETNTDDLSPASEAYTRADIPLHAKAMLVKKMPEGLEILKELKARGKKVAYVGDVVGTGSSRKSGINSIQWHLGDEIEGVPNKKTGGIVIGTTIAPIFFNTAEDSGAMPIVANVNELEMGDEIEIYPFKGEIYKLIGTEKKLVANFKLNPNTLSDEIRAGGRIPLMIGRQVTKKAREALGLGEEQIFIKPDQPKEQGGGYTLAQKMVGKACGVAGVRAGAYVEPEILTVGSQDTTGPMTRDEVKELASLSFGADFVLQSFCHTAAYPKPSDLVMHESLPKFINLRGGVSLKPGDGVIHSWLNRMVLPDTVGTGGDSHTRFPIGISFPAGSGLVAFAAVLGMMPLNMPESVLIKFKGELKEGVTLRDLVNAIPYFAIKKGLLSVEKKDKKNIFAGKILEIEGLENLKVEQAFELSDASAERSAAACVVNLGVDSVVEYVRSNVALIDAMIKAGYESRETLLRRKEKMQKWLENPTLLRADKNAKYAEILEIDLLQIDEPILACPNDPDDVATLSEILADNKRVHKIDEVFVGSCMTNIGHYRALARILEHESKLTTRLWIAPPTKMDKNTLEDEGVYEIFKRLNARTEVPGCSLCMGNQARVNDNAVVFSTSTRNFDNRMGMGAKVYLGSAELAAVCALLGRLPNIDEYKNIVRESLSLNKDKIYKYLNFNEISEFSI; this is encoded by the coding sequence ATGAGCTTTTTTACCGACTACGAAAAACACGTGAGCGAGCGAGAAAAAGAGGGCGTGCCACCGCTTGCGCTAAATGCCAAGCAAACAAGTGAAGTTTGCGAGCTAATAAAGCTTGCCAGCAAGTCTAGTGGAGATGAAAAGGCACGAAGCGAGCTAAAATTTCTTATAAGTTTGCTTGAAACTCGTATCAATCCCGGCGTTGATGACGCAGCGAAGATAAAGGCAAAATTTCTTGGTGAAGTGATAGATGGACTTGCTGTTGGCGGTCTTGACGCTATGCGTTCCATTAAAATTTTAGGCAAGATGCTTGGTGGATATAATGTGGAAATTTTAGTGCGAGCTCTAAAAAATAGCGATGAAAATATTGCGTGTGCTGCAGCAAATGAGCTAAAAAATATCATCCTGGTGCATGAATATTTTGACGAGATAGTAAAACTAAGTAGCAACAATAAATTTGCAAAAGAGGTGCTTGTTTCTTGGGCAAATGCGGAGTGGTTTACGCATAAAAAGCCAATTGAAGCCTGTATAAACGCTGTCGTTTTTAAGGTACCAGGTGAGACAAATACTGATGACCTAAGTCCAGCGAGCGAGGCATATACAAGGGCTGACATACCACTTCATGCAAAAGCAATGCTTGTAAAAAAGATGCCTGAGGGTTTAGAAATTTTAAAAGAGCTTAAAGCTCGTGGTAAAAAAGTGGCATATGTTGGCGACGTGGTTGGCACTGGCAGTAGCAGAAAGAGCGGTATAAACTCGATCCAATGGCATTTGGGCGATGAGATAGAGGGTGTGCCAAACAAAAAAACGGGCGGCATCGTGATCGGCACTACTATAGCTCCGATATTTTTTAACACAGCAGAAGACAGCGGTGCAATGCCGATAGTTGCAAATGTAAATGAGCTTGAAATGGGCGACGAGATAGAAATTTATCCATTTAAAGGCGAAATTTATAAGCTTATTGGCACTGAGAAAAAGCTCGTGGCAAATTTCAAACTAAACCCAAACACTCTAAGTGATGAGATAAGAGCAGGTGGCAGGATACCGCTGATGATCGGTCGCCAAGTGACTAAAAAGGCTAGAGAAGCACTTGGGCTTGGAGAGGAACAAATTTTTATAAAACCAGATCAGCCAAAAGAGCAGGGAGGTGGCTATACGCTGGCTCAAAAGATGGTCGGCAAGGCTTGTGGCGTAGCTGGTGTTAGAGCTGGGGCTTATGTGGAGCCTGAAATTTTAACTGTTGGCTCGCAAGATACGACAGGGCCAATGACTAGAGATGAGGTAAAAGAGCTTGCAAGCCTTAGTTTTGGGGCGGATTTTGTTCTGCAAAGCTTTTGCCACACGGCCGCTTATCCAAAGCCAAGTGATCTTGTGATGCATGAGAGCTTGCCAAAATTTATAAATTTACGTGGCGGTGTGAGTCTAAAGCCAGGTGATGGCGTCATCCACTCGTGGCTAAACCGCATGGTACTGCCTGATACGGTGGGCACTGGCGGCGATAGTCACACGAGATTTCCTATCGGTATCAGCTTCCCTGCTGGTAGCGGCCTGGTCGCATTTGCAGCAGTACTTGGAATGATGCCACTAAATATGCCAGAGTCAGTTTTGATCAAATTTAAAGGCGAGCTAAAAGAGGGTGTGACGCTTCGTGATCTTGTAAATGCGATACCTTATTTTGCCATTAAAAAAGGGCTTTTAAGCGTTGAGAAGAAAGATAAAAAGAACATTTTTGCGGGTAAAATTTTAGAGATAGAAGGACTTGAGAATCTAAAAGTAGAGCAAGCGTTTGAACTAAGTGACGCTTCAGCTGAACGCTCGGCTGCGGCTTGTGTGGTAAATTTAGGCGTTGATAGTGTCGTGGAGTATGTTCGCTCAAACGTTGCGCTAATTGACGCGATGATAAAAGCTGGTTACGAGAGCCGTGAGACTCTGCTTAGACGAAAAGAAAAAATGCAAAAATGGCTTGAAAATCCAACTCTTTTAAGAGCCGATAAAAATGCAAAATACGCTGAAATTTTGGAGATCGATTTATTGCAGATAGATGAGCCGATTTTGGCGTGTCCAAATGACCCAGACGATGTGGCAACGCTAAGTGAAATTTTAGCTGATAACAAAAGAGTGCATAAAATTGATGAAGTTTTTGTGGGAAGCTGTATGACAAATATCGGCCATTATAGAGCACTTGCTAGAATTTTGGAGCATGAGAGCAAGCTTACAACTAGGCTTTGGATCGCACCGCCGACAAAGATGGATAAAAACACACTTGAAGATGAAGGCGTTTATGAAATTTTTAAAAGATTAAATGCAAGAACAGAGGTGCCAGGCTGTTCGCTTTGTATGGGCAATCAAGCAAGAGTAAACGACAATGCAGTAGTATTTTCTACTTCAACTAGAAATTTTGATAACAGAATGGGAATGGGTGCGAAGGTCTATCTAGGAAGTGCCGAGCTAGCTGCTGTTTGTGCGCTACTTGGGCGTTTGCCAAACATCGATGAGTACAAAAATATAGTAAGAGAAAGTCTTAGTTTAAACAAAGATAAAATTTATAAATATCTAAATTTTAATGAAATAAGTGAGTTTAGTATATAA
- a CDS encoding ankyrin repeat domain-containing protein — MKKVVFFLFFSVCFLINLHALECSDLAKKESFKTTPNDLAYANEGLFYCDGSLLNLKEVKELFDASVAVRSESQSCVGDRVYKENLNKLRWLLLKASFAPELYQKELAKPEVAEGEKDARMEYLRYWANESLFNFLKYKKFIEAYKNAQTPLVKFYESLGLDTASAAYYATSVVNEFLTFGVGKNVNKAKILTPEQNMMAQRINSDELANLLYSKNFSTAELTNLLNIALLNEKSSDMIKEIIRRGADVNLGDETPLFFALKNIENVKILLANKADVNHKNFFGKSVLFYAVQFSDKPLCELLLKNGANANESYIDENAKMNMINLGMTQVEDTCGLEHTNRSVFMHAAAHATPEILKLLMDNGADINATDDAGFNALDYAMKEQNEKTIKFLENLGLKPNFN, encoded by the coding sequence ATGAAAAAAGTAGTTTTTTTTCTCTTTTTTAGCGTTTGTTTTTTGATAAATTTACACGCTTTAGAGTGCAGTGATCTTGCCAAAAAAGAGAGCTTTAAAACTACTCCAAACGATCTTGCTTACGCGAATGAGGGGCTATTTTACTGTGATGGTTCGCTTTTAAATTTAAAAGAGGTGAAAGAGCTTTTTGACGCGAGTGTGGCTGTGAGAAGTGAGTCTCAAAGTTGCGTTGGTGATAGAGTTTATAAAGAAAATTTAAATAAGCTTAGATGGCTTTTGCTAAAAGCGTCATTTGCACCTGAGCTTTATCAAAAAGAGCTTGCAAAGCCAGAGGTTGCTGAGGGTGAAAAAGACGCTAGAATGGAGTATCTTAGATACTGGGCAAACGAGAGCTTGTTTAATTTTTTAAAATATAAAAAATTTATCGAAGCTTACAAAAACGCTCAAACTCCGCTTGTAAAATTTTATGAAAGCCTGGGACTTGATACGGCAAGTGCTGCTTACTACGCAACTAGCGTGGTAAATGAGTTTTTGACTTTTGGCGTTGGTAAAAATGTAAATAAAGCTAAAATTTTAACACCTGAGCAAAATATGATGGCTCAAAGGATAAATTCCGATGAGCTGGCAAATTTGCTCTACTCGAAAAATTTCAGTACCGCTGAGCTTACAAATTTGCTTAATATCGCACTTTTAAACGAAAAAAGTAGTGACATGATAAAAGAGATCATAAGGCGCGGTGCCGATGTAAATTTGGGTGATGAGACGCCGCTATTTTTTGCTTTAAAAAATATAGAAAATGTAAAAATTTTACTTGCAAATAAAGCCGATGTAAATCACAAAAATTTCTTTGGAAAAAGTGTACTTTTTTATGCTGTGCAGTTTAGCGATAAGCCACTTTGTGAGCTTTTGCTAAAAAATGGTGCCAATGCAAACGAGAGCTATATAGACGAAAATGCCAAGATGAATATGATAAATTTGGGTATGACGCAAGTTGAAGATACATGCGGTCTAGAGCATACAAACAGAAGCGTTTTTATGCATGCAGCAGCTCACGCAACGCCAGAAATTTTAAAACTCTTGATGGATAACGGCGCTGATATTAACGCCACTGATGACGCTGGATTTAACGCGCTTGACTATGCCATGAAAGAACAAAACGAAAAGACGATCAAATTTTTAGAAAATTTGGGTTTAAAACCAAATTTCAATTAG
- a CDS encoding SDR family NAD(P)-dependent oxidoreductase: MKKTAFVTGATSGFGEAIARRLSKEGYKIVALARREDRLKKLASELGDTHIIVADIRDKEAVFDAVDSLPENFKDIEVLVNNAGMALGLEKTIDAKVEDFEAMIDTNVKGLIYSTKAVLPLLYKQEKGYIFNIGSTAGSWPYPGSNVYGATKAFVKQFSLNLRNDLVGTNIRVTNIEPGLCKTEFSEVRFRGDKAKADSLYENTNFITSEDIATILVNCLNMPGSVNINRVEVMANTQTWAGLAIEKF; encoded by the coding sequence ATGAAAAAGACAGCTTTTGTAACCGGTGCAACATCTGGATTTGGCGAGGCGATCGCCAGAAGACTCTCAAAAGAAGGCTACAAGATAGTCGCTCTTGCAAGGCGAGAAGATAGGTTAAAGAAGCTTGCAAGCGAGCTTGGCGATACGCATATCATCGTAGCTGACATACGCGATAAAGAAGCTGTTTTTGACGCAGTTGATAGCTTGCCTGAAAATTTTAAAGACATCGAAGTGCTTGTAAATAACGCTGGTATGGCTCTTGGACTTGAAAAGACGATAGATGCGAAGGTGGAGGACTTTGAGGCGATGATAGACACCAACGTCAAGGGTCTTATCTACTCAACAAAGGCGGTTTTGCCGCTACTTTACAAGCAAGAAAAGGGCTATATCTTTAATATTGGCTCAACAGCTGGCTCATGGCCGTATCCTGGAAGTAACGTTTATGGTGCCACAAAGGCCTTTGTTAAGCAGTTTAGTTTAAATTTAAGAAACGATCTAGTCGGCACAAATATCAGAGTGACAAATATCGAGCCAGGACTTTGCAAGACTGAATTTAGCGAGGTTAGGTTTAGAGGAGATAAAGCAAAGGCAGATAGTCTTTATGAAAATACAAATTTCATCACATCTGAGGATATAGCGACGATTTTGGTAAATTGTCTAAATATGCCTGGAAGTGTCAACATAAATAGGGTCGAAGTCATGGCAAATACGCAGACTTGGGCTGGGCTTGCGATAGAAAAATTTTAA
- a CDS encoding methylated-DNA--[protein]-cysteine S-methyltransferase — MSKAYLKSPIGILEIVANKNGIFEINFVDKFEKIAVKDENLKLCLDELEAYFNGNLKKFSVKLDIKTTNFRAKIYEALQKVPYGETTTYAALALAVGHKNAYRAAGSANAKNPLPIIIPCHRVLASSGLGGYSGGEGLPTKIWLLEHEAKHK, encoded by the coding sequence GTGTCAAAAGCTTACCTAAAATCGCCTATCGGAATTTTGGAGATCGTTGCCAATAAAAATGGAATTTTCGAGATAAATTTTGTAGATAAATTTGAAAAAATTGCAGTAAAAGATGAAAATCTAAAGCTTTGTTTGGATGAGCTAGAGGCTTATTTTAATGGCAACCTTAAAAAATTTAGCGTGAAGCTTGATATAAAAACAACTAATTTTAGAGCAAAAATTTATGAGGCCTTACAAAAAGTACCATACGGAGAAACGACCACATACGCGGCCTTAGCACTTGCTGTAGGTCACAAAAATGCCTACCGAGCAGCTGGATCAGCCAATGCCAAAAATCCACTGCCTATCATCATCCCTTGTCACAGAGTGCTAGCTAGCAGTGGGCTTGGTGGCTACTCTGGCGGCGAAGGCTTGCCAACTAAAATTTGGCTCTTAGAGCATGAGGCAAAGCATAAATAG